The Candidatus Binatia bacterium genome includes the window TGTCGCGCGGCGAAGGAGCGTCGGCTCGTCGAGCGCCTGCGCGCGCTCGCGCCGCAGTGGCTGCTGCAGCTCGGCGGCGTGCTGTCCGGGGACGAGCGCGCCGCGCTGCGGCGCCGCGTCGGCACCGTCGCGCCCGAGCGCATGCTGCGCACGCTCGCCGACGCGCTCGACGTCCTGAGCCGCGAGCGTCCGGTGCTGCTCGTCCTCGAGGACCTGCACTGGAGCGACCACTCGACGATCGACCTGCTGTCCTATCTCGCGCAGCGCGACGAGGAGGCGCGTCTCCTGATCCTCGGCACGTACCGGCCGGTCGACGCGATCGTGCACGGACAGCCGGTGCGCGCGATGAAGCAGGAGTCGTGCTGCACCGCCGCTGCCGCGAGCTCGCGCTCGACCTGCTCGATGAGGCGGCCGTGCACGCATACTTGACGGCGCGGCTGCCGGACGCGGCGCCGTCCGCCGAGCGCGCGCGCTGGCTGTAGGCGAAGACCGACGGCAACCCGCTGTTCGTCGTCACCGTGGTCGACGAGCTGCTCGCGCGCGGGCTGCTCGGGACGGGCGACGGCGCCGACCGTGCGCGCCTCGATCGCGTCGGCGTCCCGGAGAGCTTGCGGCAGATGGTCGAGCAGCAGCTCGAGCGCACGGGCGACGACGAGCGGCTCCTGCTCGAAGCGGCGAGCGTCGTCGGCGTGCGCTTCGCCGCGCCGACGCTCGCGGCGGCGCTCGAGCGCGACGTGGTCGAGGTCGAGGAGCGCTGCGCGGCGCGCGCCGCTGAGCTCCGCGAGCGCCGTCGCCGAGTTGGTCGAGCGAGCCGCTCGACCTAGATCGTGTCGTCGACCGCGTCCTCGCGCGTCGTCGGCTCGGGACGCTTCTCGATCGGCTCGTACTTGCGCTCGGCCTCGCCGATGTAGAGCTGCCGCGGCCGGCTGATGCGCTGCTCCGGATCGCGCACCATCTCCGCCCACTGCGCCATCCAGCCGGCGGTGCGCGGGATCGCGAACAGCACCGGGAACATCGTCACCGGGAAGCCCATCGCCTGGTAGATGATGCCCGAGTAGAAGTCGACGTTCGGGTAGAGCTTGCGCGAGACGAAGTAGTCGTCCTCGAGCGCGATGCGCTCGAGCTCGAGCGCGATGTCGATCAGCGGGTTCTTGCCCGTGACCTCGAACACCTCGTAGGCGAGCTTCTTGATGATCTTCCCGCGCGGGTCGTAGTTCTTGTAGACGCGGTGGCCGAAGCCCATCAGCCGGCCCTCGCCCGCCTTGAAGCGCTTGATCGCCGCGGGAACCTTGTCGACCGAGCCGATCTCCTGAAGCATGCGGATAACGGCCTCGTTGGCGCCGCCGTGCAGCGGGCCGTAGAGCGCCGCCACACCCGCCGCGACCGCCGAGTACGGATCGACGCGCGAGCTCGCGACCGAGCGCACCGCGTTGGTCGAGCAGTTCTGCTCGTGGTCGGCGTGCAGGATGAACAGCACGTCGAGCGCGTGCTCGAGGACGGGGTTCGGCTTGTAGTGCCGCTCCGTCATGCGGAACAGCATCTGCAGGAAGTTGCCGGTGTAGCTGAGCTCGTTGTCCGGGTAGACGTACGGCAGCCCGCGGCTGTGGCGGTAGGCGAACGCCGCGATGGTCGGCAGCTTGCCGATCAGGCGGCGCGTCTGCAGACGGCGCGACTCGAGCGAGTCGATGTTCTTCGCGTCCGGGTAGAAGGTCGAGAGCGCGCCGATCGTGCCGACCAGCATGCCCATCGGGTGCGCGTCGTGGCGGAAGCCCTCGAGGAAGTTCTTGA containing:
- a CDS encoding ATP-binding protein, which translates into the protein MSDETVHRRGYRFVGCRAAPQGNGAAAATTQSARATFVGRAAAHGELERALATALTGRRQMVLVSGDAGLGKTTLLEVFLAEVRERKPRAWTIRGQCIASYGAREPFLPVLDGLGRLCRAAKERRLVERLRALAPQWLLQLGGVLSGDERAALRRRVGTVAPERMLRTLADALDVLSRERPVLLVLEDLHWSDHSTIDLLSYLAQRDEEARLLILGTYRPVDAIVHGQPVRAMKQESCCTAAAASSRSTCSMRRPCTHT
- a CDS encoding citrate synthase, with the protein product MPKDTLTITDNRTGKQYEIPIELGAIRAADLKQIKVSPDDPGLVSYDPGFANTASCKSRITYIDGERGILRYRGYDIAELAEKSTYLETAYLIVKGELPDSKHLAMWRHNITVHTMVHENVKNFLEGFRHDAHPMGMLVGTIGALSTFYPDAKNIDSLESRRLQTRRLIGKLPTIAAFAYRHSRGLPYVYPDNELSYTGNFLQMLFRMTERHYKPNPVLEHALDVLFILHADHEQNCSTNAVRSVASSRVDPYSAVAAGVAALYGPLHGGANEAVIRMLQEIGSVDKVPAAIKRFKAGEGRLMGFGHRVYKNYDPRGKIIKKLAYEVFEVTGKNPLIDIALELERIALEDDYFVSRKLYPNVDFYSGIIYQAMGFPVTMFPVLFAIPRTAGWMAQWAEMVRDPEQRISRPRQLYIGEAERKYEPIEKRPEPTTREDAVDDTI